One window of the Diospyros lotus cultivar Yz01 chromosome 12, ASM1463336v1, whole genome shotgun sequence genome contains the following:
- the LOC127787590 gene encoding mavicyanin-like, with protein MRNPSPNASGLAFLVLLATTALWWLPSASSIYHNVGGSHGWSLPPNQTFFQDWAKPRVFGVEDSLLFPFRSAVYNVVEVEKESFDGCKNDKVIAMYTRGPLILNFTQPGDHYYYSGIGIQCELGMKLHITVVAGKGNSGRSRNLLSDHDHDDVEMQL; from the exons atgaggAACCCCAGCCCTAACGCAAGTGGGCTTGCTTTCTTGGTATTATTGGCGACAACAGCATTGTGGTGGCTCCCATCTGCGAGTTCCATATACCACAACGTTGGAGGAAGCCATGGCTGGAGCCTTCCCCCCAACCAAACCTTCTTCCAAGACTGGGCCAAGCCTAGGGTTTTTGGCGTCGAAGACAGTCTCC TTTTCCCATTTAGGAGTGCCGTTTACAACGTGGTAGAGGTTGAAAAAGAATCGTTTGATGGATGCAAAAATGACAAAGTGATCGCCATGTACACCAGAGGACCCCTTATCCTCAACTTCACGCAGCCTGGTGACCATTACTACTATTCTGGCATCGGTATCCAATGTGAGCTTGGCATGAAGCTACACATCACCGTTGTTGCCGGCAAGGGAAACTCTGGCCGGAGTAGGAATCTTCTTTCTGATCATGACCATGACGACGTTGAGATGCAGTtgtaa